DNA sequence from the Lycium barbarum isolate Lr01 chromosome 5, ASM1917538v2, whole genome shotgun sequence genome:
CTTTGAGACCTCTGCCTCCAAGTATCTTCCTGGTATATAACCAACCCAGTTTACTTCCTTTTATTTTCTAGTAATTACTTATTCATTTAAGTAGGGCTTCTATGTATGATTGTATCACCCAAAGTGATGGATTAAAAAATTTAGACGCGATAAATGTTGAATCTTCATACTGTCATCGGTATCCAGTTTACTTTTTTCGCACAAGGAAGACTAGATGTTTGACTAGGGAATGCATCATAATTTTCCTAGCATAATCTCTAATTTTCTTATATATGAGATTAGTAAGTACAAATTTCTATTTCTTTCTTTCCATATATGCTACATAATTGAGAATACAAGTATGCCACTTCAAGAGGATAGTCAGGCAACACTAATAATAATATTAAGTCATTCAAACATATATTGACTAATTAGCAGTCATCACTAGCAATCAAATATATCTAGTAGTTGTCTGTAGGGTTTAAAGTGTTTGAGCATCTTATCTATAAGCTTAATCTTTCGCTTTGACATACAGTTCTTTATTTTAATTATATCTTCAACACGTGACTATAATTACACCGGTTGCTTGCAGGGTCGAGGGTTAGAATTGAGTGCAAGAAGAGGGACACCAACGACGTTGCATACACCGTTGAAGGTGTGACAAACTCTAAAGGAGAATACAAGATCTTGGTGAACAGTGACCGTCGTGATGAATTTTGCGATGTGGTCCTCATCAGAAGCTCTGATCCTATGTGTGCTGAGCCCAACAAGGGTCGCGATCGTGCCCGTGTTGTCCTCACTCCTAACAATGGCATGGTCTCTAGCACTCGCTTTGCTAACTCTATGGGGTTCCTCTCAAATGAGCCTCTTGCTAGCTGCACTAAAATCCTCCAGCAGTACGAGTTTTCAGAAGATCAATTTTAAATGGTTTAcactatttttattattattattattaattatgaaTCTTTATGTTATATTGTCAAGATTGATGCTTGTTCGTGTTTGATTTTCTAGTGTTATGTGTAATGTGTCCTTTTGGAGTTAAAAGAGCTAATCTTGCAAATGCAGTTAAACCTCTACGGATCATTTGTTCGGATATTTTTTTACTGCTATAACGAAATGTTGTTCTATAAAACTTTTAATGTAATTATGTAACATAACATTGAAATCGGTTCCAAACGAAACTTGaatgttatagtgaaatgttgttatagagaggtctgattgTACTGAAGTGCAATTTATGAATTACATTTTGGTTTGATTCAACTAGATTCGACCATATACTCTCATAAAAGCTAAAATTATACAGTATGTTGTTGACctttttcttgattgattttatttttttcttaatgATATGATTTTATAGCACGGatgttcttttctttttaaaattccaTACATGTTCAAGTATCGTCACATAAAAAACTGACAAGAGAGTAACTTAGATCAAAATGTCCAGGATGAAAACCTACTTATTTTGTCCATTATCAATTTTTCTAAGCTTAATTGAAGCACAAATTAAGCCACAAGAAGAAAGGGAAATCAGTCTCCAACAAGATTTTGGAAACTACCATGCACAAATATTATTATCTCATGGAGTGGAGGAAAATTTTGGGATGAAAATGTCCTTGGAATTCTGGATTATGATGCTACAATTAAAGGAAATATGAACTTAAATGAAGAGCCATCACAAGATGTTATAAATCATGAAGTTGCAACTTTTATTTGCCATTTGGATTGTCAAGATATTGATATGAGGACTGATAAGCAATAGCTAGAGAGATCATATCACTTAATTTCATCATGttcctttgatttttttttttttttgattgagaAATAAAGCTATGAAATAAAACTAATGTGCGGTATTTTTTGTTCTTCTCTTTTTCATGTTTTCCCCCCTTTGTTTTGCATGACTACTGATTAGCTAGCTTAAAGGTTGTAGCAGAAGAATTCCTGATCTACAAAATATCTGAGATCTATTAGCTGGAAAAAAGATGAAAGGGCTCACTTTTTTTAACTAATAACATCTTAATTTAAATCTATATATTTATAAAGTCAGgtatagataaggtgatgtggtATCTCTCTTTGGCCAAAGATCCTATTTatcttttctctcctttttttgaTATTTTCTCTCATTTTTTAAAATCACCTCTAAAACTCATACCTCTCCATCTTCATATATAATTCTACTCTTAATTGGTATTAACATATCCATAACTCCCAAACCTTTCATGTTTGTAACCCCAATTATTAATTAATAAGTTTATGACACATTAAAATCATACTAAATACTATTCCTATTTAAATGAAATTGTTTTCAGCCGTATTGGCTATGCTATACTTTTGTTAGCCATTGATAAGTTTATTTGGTTTGGCTTCGTCAAG
Encoded proteins:
- the LOC132640510 gene encoding major pollen allergen Lol p 11-like; translated protein: MANIVALFVLCLVLFASIAAAHFMDTFLVVGKVYCDTCRCGFETSASKYLPGSRVRIECKKRDTNDVAYTVEGVTNSKGEYKILVNSDRRDEFCDVVLIRSSDPMCAEPNKGRDRARVVLTPNNGMVSSTRFANSMGFLSNEPLASCTKILQQYEFSEDQF